CAATATCTTGCTCGATGGATGCATCAGCACCTTTCAGACGGCTCAGTTTCGCCACCAGCATCAGCAGAACGGTAAGCTGAGTAGTAAACGCTTTGGTAGACGCCACGCCGATTTCAGTACCCGCGTTGGTCATCAGCGCCAGGTCTGACTCACGCACCAGCGAAGAACCTGGAACGTTACAGATAGCCAGTGAACCTAAATAGCCCAGTTCTTTAGACAAACGCAGCGCCGCCAGGGTATCCGCCGTTTCGCCAGACTGAGAAAGGGTGATCATCAGGCTGTTGCGGCGAACCGCTGATTTGCGGTAGCGGAATTCGGAGGCAATTTCCACGTCGCAAGGTACGCCTGCCAGGGATTCAAACCAGTAACGCGAAACCATACCGGAGTTATAGGAAGTCCCGCACGCCACAATTTGAATGTGCTCAACCTGGGAGAGCATTTCGTTCGCTTTAGGGCCAAGCTCAGTAAGATCGATTGCACCGTGGCTAATACGGCCAGTCAGGGTGTTTTTAATCGCGTTTGGCTGCTCGTAAATCTCTTTTTGCATGTAGTGGCGGTAAATGCCTTTGTCGCCCGCGTCATACTGCAAATTAGATTCGATGTCAGGGCGTTTAACCTGCTCACCTTTGGTATCGAACACGGTGACAGAACGGCGAGTCACTTCGGCAATATCACCTTCTTCGAGGAAGATGAAACGACGCGTGACCGGCAGCAGTGCCAGTTGGTCAGAGGCGATAAAGTTTTCGCCCATGCCCAAACCTATAACCATTGGGCTACCGGAACGCGCAGCCAGCAGAACGTCTGGGTTGCGGGTGTCCATGATAACGGTGCCGTAAGCGCCACGCAGTTTAGGAATGGTGCGCAGCACGGCTTCACGTAGAGTACCGCCTTGCTCCAGTTCCCAATGGACCAGGTGGGCAATAACTTCGGTGTCAGTCTGGGAAACAAACGTGTAGCCACGACCCTGTAATTCTTCGCGCAGCGGCTCATAGTTTTCAATAATACCGTTGTGAACCACTACGATATGGTCAGAAACATGAGGGTGAGCATTTACTTCGGAGGGTTCGCCGTGCGTCGCCCAACGGGTGTGAGCGATACCGGTGCCGCCATGCAGCGCAGTTTCTGCCGCCGCTTCAGCCAGTTTGTTCACTTTACCCAGACGGCGCAGACGGGTCATATGACCTTTTTCATCTACTACAGCCAGGCCCGCAGAGTCATAACCACGGTATTCCAGACGACGTAATCCTTCGAGAAGGATTTCAGCGATATCACGTTGCGCGACCGCGCCAACAATTCCACACATAAGATTAGATTCCTGATAATGGCGTTATGCCATGTGTTGTCGCTGACCTGTATGTTCCCGGTTATCCGGGGCCCCGAGCCTTGTAGAGAGTGGGGTTATAGTTTTTTTGTACTACATGGGCGGAGGAATATATTTTCCCCTCACCAAATTTTTATTGCCCGAACTGTCGGGTGGCGCTGCGCTTACCCGACCCACGCGGTGTTCGTAGGGTGGGTAAGCAAAGCGCCACCCACCACAGTTGCATTACTTCTTCTTCACCGGACGCTGCCAGCCCTGGATATGCTTCTGCTTCACGCGACTAATCACCAGTTCATCTTCACCCACGTTACGAGTGACCGTGGTGCCCGCAGCGATGGTTGCGCCACGCGCAACGGTGACAGGGGCAACCAGTTGGCTGTCAGAGCCTACAAACACGTCATCGCCGATGATGGTTTTAAATTTGTTCGCACCATCGTAGTTACAGGTGATAGTGCCGGCGCCGATATTCACGTTATCGCCAATTTCGGCATCGCCCAGGTAGCTCAGATGGCCCGCTTTGGAACCTTTCCCCAGACGCGCTTTTTTCATTTCCACGAAGTTGCCAACGTGTGCCCCTTCAGCCAGCTCAGCGCCAGGGCGCAAACGGGCAAATGGGCCGATGGTGCAAGTCGCAGCAAGCGTTGCATCTTCCACCACGGTGTAAGGGCTGATTTCGCAATCATCGCCAATCACACTGTTTTTAATCACGCAGCCGGTGCCAATTTTGACGCGGTTACCTAGCGTTACCGCGCCTTCAATAATGACATTAGTATCAATTTCAACATCGCGCCCGTGCGTCAGTTCGCCGCGCAGGTCGAAACGCGCCGGATCGCGAAGCATAACACCCGCCAGCAGCAGTTTATCAGCCTGCTCGCTTTGATAGACGCGCTCAAGACGTGACAGTTGCAGGCGATTGTTCACCCCTTCAACTTCGCTTAAACGATCGGGATGCACCGCTGTAATTTCGCGGCCTTCATGATGCGCCAGGGCGATAATGTCAGTGATATAGAATTCACCCTGAGCGTTGTTGTTATCGAGTTTCGCCAGCCAACGTTTCAGGTCTGCGCCGTTCGCCACCAGAATTCCGGTGTTAATTTCGTCAATTTTGCGTTGTTCTTCAGTCGCGTCTTTATGCTCAACAATGCCGACCACGTTGCCGTTTTCACGCGCAATACGGCCATAGCCCGTTGGATCAGCCAGTTTTACCGTCAACAATCCAATGCCACCCTGCGGTTTGGCGTCACGCAAGCGCTGCAAAGATTCAACAGAGATGAGCGGCACATCGCCGTAAAGCATCAGAACGTCTTCGTCGTCAGCAAAGAAAGGGGCTGCTTGCTGCATGGCGTGACCGGTGCCTAATTGCTCTGCCTGTAGAACCCAGTTAAGGGAACCATCGCTAAGCGTATTTTTAAGCAAATCACCGCCGTGACCGTAAACCAGGTGCACGCGCTGTGCGCCTAATTTATTCGCGGCATCAATAACATGCTGAACCATCGGCTTCCCGGCAAGGGTATGTAATACCTTCGGGAGATCTGAATACATGCGGGTCCCTTTACCTGCGGCTAGGATAACCACGCTCATTGCACTGTTTGACATACGCGTCCTGACTTTAAATTGTGAGTGAAGTAAAACGATTTCACGTTGAAAATTCTACATATTTTGCAACAAAAAACGTGGCGCCTAAAAAACAGACGCCGACCGTGCTTTTTGATTGCCCATGCGCTCAATTGTAGGTGGATCAGTACGGAAAAAGTACTTCCAAAATGATAAAAGCCATATATCTCTATGGATTAACACTTCTTTTCAGCGGGAAACAAAGCCCCCCCACATATTTTGTTGTTCCTGTTTTAAAAAACGACATTTGTGACAAGAACAAAAGAAACGCTGTTTCATTTTTATACATAATGACGCTGACATTGATAAGGAGAATAAGAATGGCGTCAAAAATACCTCTGGCTCTTACGCTTTGTGGTGCGGCTTTATCGCTGCCCGCGATCGCACAGCAACAACCTGTCTGGCATGCAATTGCTTTTGGGCAATCAACAGACGTTAACTTTTCATCCAACGTGTTACCTGAAAAAATCGGTGTGAATAACGTTACGATCGATGGCAAAAAGCTGACCACCGCCGATGCCGCAGATCTTTCCAAACCCATAACCATTGAGAGCCGCGGCGGTAAAATCGCGAACTCTCATGACGGATTAACGTTCTTCTATACCGCACTACCGGCCAGCGAGAATTTTGTATTACAGGCGACGGTCACCGTCGATCAGTTTGGTCCTGAAAATGGTGCGAAACCTGCCGCTCAGGAAGGTGCTGGGCTGCTGGTCAGGGATGTAATAGGTAACCCGCGCCAGGAGCCGCTAAAAGAGGGCTACGAAGAGTTTCCTGCGGCATCAAATATGGTGATGAATGCCATTATGACGCAGGATAAAAAAGATGCGTCGCGAGTTAAAATGCAGGCGATTGCACGGGATGGTATTACCCAACCGTGGGGAAACACCGGCTCGACCATTTCTCGTAAAAGCTATCAGGAAGCCATTGATCTAAGCAAAACGCCGACGTTCCGCATGAAGCTTGAGCGCACCAACGAAGGCTTTGTCACGTCATGGGCACCAGAGGGCAGCGATGTCTGGGTTTCTGAAAATGTGAAACGCGCTGACATCATCACTTCCCAGGATAAAAACCAGTATTACGTCGGTTTCTTTGCCTCACGCAACGCCAAAATTACCGTTAGCGACGCGTCTTTAGAAACCAGCGAGGCAAAAACGATCTCCTCCGCGCCGTTCGTGCCGAAAGCCTGGCCTGTAGTTATGCAAATAGCTTCGCCACAGAAAAGCACCACCAGCGATTACGTTGTGCAGGCGCGAGCTAACTATGATGGCAACTTCACCGTTCGTCAGGATGAAGTGGTGATTGGTCAGGAAAAAACGGCGAAAGCCGGGGAAATGTTCTCCCTGCCAACCAAACTGAAAGAGCAAAATAGTTTTACGATCACTTTTACGCCCACCAGCGGGAAAGACAAAACGCCGGTAAGCCAGAGTTTCACCGTCGAGCACGTCAAAAATATGCAGGGTAATACGCTGTATGTCGCTCCGAATGGCGTCTCCAGCAATGAGGGATCTAAGACTGCGCCGTTAGATTTGGCCAGCGCGATTTCACTTATCACCCCCGGCGGGAAAATAATTCTTAATAGCGGTGAGTACCCACTTACTACCATTCCTACGGCTGCTAGCGGGCTAAAAGACAAACTGAAAACGCTTGAAGCAGATGGCAAAGTCGTTATCCATGGTTTGCTGCTGGATGGTAATTACTGGCATGTAAAGGGCATTGAGGTTACCGATAAGAGCCTGCGCGTGCAGGGTAGTAATAACCTTATCGAAAACGTTATCGCCTATAAAAATGATGATACCGGTATCCAGATTTCATCCCCTGCAGATGTTGGCCGCCCGCTATGGGCAAGCTACAACAGGGTTGTTAACTCCGAATCTTTCAGTAATGAAGACCCGGGTAAGATCAATGCGGATGGCTTTGCGGTGAAGATGCGAGTTGGTGAAGGTAATCGGCTTGAAGGTTGCTACGCCCACGACAACATTGATGATGGCTACGACCTGTTTAACAAGATTGAAGACGGTGCAAATGGCGTTGTGGTGATCGAGAATTCAATTGCTCGCAACAATACCAGCAACGGTTTCAAACTGGGTGGGGAAGGGCAGCCTGTCGCGCATGAAATCCATAACAGCGTAGCAATTGGTAACCTTCTCGATGGCTTTACCGATAACTTTAACCCTGGCGCGCTGGTGGTGGCGAACAACGTGGCGGTGGATAACCAACGCTTTAACTATATCTTCCGTCCAAGCCCATACGGCAGCGCCGAAACGCAGGGCAAGTTCACCGATAACATTTCATTGCGCAGTTCAGAAGGCAAATACGATGACGCTATTTCCGGGCGCGTAGATAGCAGCAACTATTTCATTCGCGATGGCAAAACAGAGAACAGCGAAGGGAAGCAACTGAGTGTTAAGGACTATCAATCTTTAACCCTGCCGGTGCCTCTGCAACGTAATGCAGATGGTTCGTTTAAAACCGGCGAGTTTCTGACGAAGCAGTAAAAGAGTTCAGACGAAAAAAATGCCAGTCAGGGAAGCCTGGCTGGCATTTGTCTTTTCAAGCAGGTAGTTACATCGCTTTTCTGGTCAACTCGATAACACGAAGTTTCGCGATCGCTTTAGCCAGTTCAGCAGAAGCCTGAGCGTAGTCCACATCACCGTGGGAGCTGTGGATGCGCTCTTCCGCTTTACGCTTCGCTTCCAGGGCTCGAGCTTCGTCGAGATCCTGACCGCGAATTGCGGTATCTGCCAGCACGGTTACCGTGCCA
This genomic window from Buttiauxella gaviniae contains:
- a CDS encoding right-handed parallel beta-helix repeat-containing protein; this translates as MASKIPLALTLCGAALSLPAIAQQQPVWHAIAFGQSTDVNFSSNVLPEKIGVNNVTIDGKKLTTADAADLSKPITIESRGGKIANSHDGLTFFYTALPASENFVLQATVTVDQFGPENGAKPAAQEGAGLLVRDVIGNPRQEPLKEGYEEFPAASNMVMNAIMTQDKKDASRVKMQAIARDGITQPWGNTGSTISRKSYQEAIDLSKTPTFRMKLERTNEGFVTSWAPEGSDVWVSENVKRADIITSQDKNQYYVGFFASRNAKITVSDASLETSEAKTISSAPFVPKAWPVVMQIASPQKSTTSDYVVQARANYDGNFTVRQDEVVIGQEKTAKAGEMFSLPTKLKEQNSFTITFTPTSGKDKTPVSQSFTVEHVKNMQGNTLYVAPNGVSSNEGSKTAPLDLASAISLITPGGKIILNSGEYPLTTIPTAASGLKDKLKTLEADGKVVIHGLLLDGNYWHVKGIEVTDKSLRVQGSNNLIENVIAYKNDDTGIQISSPADVGRPLWASYNRVVNSESFSNEDPGKINADGFAVKMRVGEGNRLEGCYAHDNIDDGYDLFNKIEDGANGVVVIENSIARNNTSNGFKLGGEGQPVAHEIHNSVAIGNLLDGFTDNFNPGALVVANNVAVDNQRFNYIFRPSPYGSAETQGKFTDNISLRSSEGKYDDAISGRVDSSNYFIRDGKTENSEGKQLSVKDYQSLTLPVPLQRNADGSFKTGEFLTKQ
- the glmS gene encoding glutamine--fructose-6-phosphate transaminase (isomerizing) — protein: MCGIVGAVAQRDIAEILLEGLRRLEYRGYDSAGLAVVDEKGHMTRLRRLGKVNKLAEAAAETALHGGTGIAHTRWATHGEPSEVNAHPHVSDHIVVVHNGIIENYEPLREELQGRGYTFVSQTDTEVIAHLVHWELEQGGTLREAVLRTIPKLRGAYGTVIMDTRNPDVLLAARSGSPMVIGLGMGENFIASDQLALLPVTRRFIFLEEGDIAEVTRRSVTVFDTKGEQVKRPDIESNLQYDAGDKGIYRHYMQKEIYEQPNAIKNTLTGRISHGAIDLTELGPKANEMLSQVEHIQIVACGTSYNSGMVSRYWFESLAGVPCDVEIASEFRYRKSAVRRNSLMITLSQSGETADTLAALRLSKELGYLGSLAICNVPGSSLVRESDLALMTNAGTEIGVASTKAFTTQLTVLLMLVAKLSRLKGADASIEQDIVHGLQALPSRIEQMLSQDKRIEALAEDFSDKHHALFLGRGDQYPIAMEGALKLKEISYIHAEAYAAGELKHGPLALIDADMPVIVVAPNNELLEKLKSNIEEVRARGGHLYVFADKDAGFASSDNMHIIEMPHVEEVIAPIFYTVPLQLLSYHVALIKGTDVDQPRNLAKSVTVE
- the glmU gene encoding bifunctional UDP-N-acetylglucosamine diphosphorylase/glucosamine-1-phosphate N-acetyltransferase GlmU yields the protein MSNSAMSVVILAAGKGTRMYSDLPKVLHTLAGKPMVQHVIDAANKLGAQRVHLVYGHGGDLLKNTLSDGSLNWVLQAEQLGTGHAMQQAAPFFADDEDVLMLYGDVPLISVESLQRLRDAKPQGGIGLLTVKLADPTGYGRIARENGNVVGIVEHKDATEEQRKIDEINTGILVANGADLKRWLAKLDNNNAQGEFYITDIIALAHHEGREITAVHPDRLSEVEGVNNRLQLSRLERVYQSEQADKLLLAGVMLRDPARFDLRGELTHGRDVEIDTNVIIEGAVTLGNRVKIGTGCVIKNSVIGDDCEISPYTVVEDATLAATCTIGPFARLRPGAELAEGAHVGNFVEMKKARLGKGSKAGHLSYLGDAEIGDNVNIGAGTITCNYDGANKFKTIIGDDVFVGSDSQLVAPVTVARGATIAAGTTVTRNVGEDELVISRVKQKHIQGWQRPVKKK